One window of the Macaca thibetana thibetana isolate TM-01 chromosome 1, ASM2454274v1, whole genome shotgun sequence genome contains the following:
- the C1H1orf174 gene encoding UPF0688 protein C1orf174 homolog isoform X1 produces MRSRKLTGAVRSSARLKARSCSAAGLASAQEATGSTSAKTACLTSSSHKATDRRTSKKFKCDKGHLVKSELQKLVPKNDSASLPKVTPEAPCKNEFAESGALLPGSEAGVSVQRGAASLPLGGCRVVSDSRLAKAKDGLSVPKHSAGSGAEESNSSSTVQKQNEPGLETEDVQKPPLQMDNSIFLDDDSNQPMPVSRFFGNVELMQDLPPASSSCPSMSRREFRKMHFRAKDDDDDDDDDDAEM; encoded by the exons CTCACAGGTGCAGTGCGGTCTTCGGCGCGCTTGAAAGCACGAAGTTGTTCGGCAGCCGGGTTGGCCTCTGCCCAGGAAGCCACTGGTTCCACGTCTGCCAAGACAGCATGTCTG acTTCCTCATCCCACAAAGCCACAGACAGGCGAACGTCCAAGAAGTTCAAATGTGACAAAGGTCATCTTGTGAAGTCAGAATTACAGAAGCTTGTCCCTAAGAATGACAGCGCTTCTTTGCCAAAAGTGACACCTGAGGCCCCTTGTAAAAATGAGTTTGCTGAAAGCGGTGCCTTGCTTCCAGGCAGCGAGGCTGGCGTTTCCGTGCAGCGGGGGGCTGCAAGTCTTCCCCTCGGTGGCTGCAGAGTTGTGAGTGACTCTCGCTTAGCAAAGGCTAAAGACGGCCTGTCCGTGCCGAAGCACAGTGCTGGGTCAGGAGCAGAAGAATCCAATAGCAGCTCCACTGTGCAGAAGCAGAATGAGCCGGGGCTAGAGACAGAGGATGTGCAGAAGCCGCCACTTCAGATGGACAACAGTATCTTTCTGGATGACGACAGCAATCAGCCAATGCCCGTGAGCCGGTTCTTTGGAAACGTTGAGCTCATGCAG GACCTCCCACCTGCGTCTTCATCGTGTCCTTCAATGAGCAGACGAGAGTTCAGAAAAATGCATTTCAGAGccaaagatgatgatgatgatgatgatgatgatgatgcagaAATGTAG
- the C1H1orf174 gene encoding UPF0688 protein C1orf174 homolog isoform X2: MRSRKLTGAVRSSARLKARSCSAAGLASAQEATGSTSAKTACLTSSSHKATDRRTSKKFKCDKGHLVKSELQKLVPKNDSASLPKVTPEAPCKNEFAESGALLPGSEAGVSVQRGAASLPLGGCRVVSDSRLAKAKDGLSVPKHSAGSGAEESNSSSTVQKQNEPGLETEDVQKPPLQMDNSIFLDDDSNQPMPVSRFFGNVELMQKSQEG; the protein is encoded by the exons CTCACAGGTGCAGTGCGGTCTTCGGCGCGCTTGAAAGCACGAAGTTGTTCGGCAGCCGGGTTGGCCTCTGCCCAGGAAGCCACTGGTTCCACGTCTGCCAAGACAGCATGTCTG acTTCCTCATCCCACAAAGCCACAGACAGGCGAACGTCCAAGAAGTTCAAATGTGACAAAGGTCATCTTGTGAAGTCAGAATTACAGAAGCTTGTCCCTAAGAATGACAGCGCTTCTTTGCCAAAAGTGACACCTGAGGCCCCTTGTAAAAATGAGTTTGCTGAAAGCGGTGCCTTGCTTCCAGGCAGCGAGGCTGGCGTTTCCGTGCAGCGGGGGGCTGCAAGTCTTCCCCTCGGTGGCTGCAGAGTTGTGAGTGACTCTCGCTTAGCAAAGGCTAAAGACGGCCTGTCCGTGCCGAAGCACAGTGCTGGGTCAGGAGCAGAAGAATCCAATAGCAGCTCCACTGTGCAGAAGCAGAATGAGCCGGGGCTAGAGACAGAGGATGTGCAGAAGCCGCCACTTCAGATGGACAACAGTATCTTTCTGGATGACGACAGCAATCAGCCAATGCCCGTGAGCCGGTTCTTTGGAAACGTTGAGCTCATGCAG